The genomic stretch CTGCACGACCGCGAGGGCTCCGCGCCGTACTTCGCGAAGGACGCGTATCACGAGATCCCGCTGCGCTGCATCGTACCGGTCGGGATCGTGAACCTGCTCGTGCCGGGCCGGGCCGCGAGCAGCACCTTCGAGGCGCAGTCCAGCATCCGCGTGCAGCAGAACTGTCACACCATGGGCGAGGCCGCCGGGATCACGGCCGCGTGGGCGGCGCAGCGGCACGGTGGGCGCGTCCGGGCCATCAATGCCCAGGCCCTGAGAACCGAGATGCGCGTCCGGGGTGGGGTGCTGTAGCCGGACACCCGCCGGGGGCCACCTCCGGCACCGTGTCCACACGGATCTCATGGAAGGAATCTGTAAGCGTCGGCCTGAGACGATGGGGCATGAGGTTTACTTCACATTGCACGATCGTCCCTGGACGACGATGTGGAGCCAGATTTTTGGTACCGAACGGATGTCAGATGTGTGATGCTCACCCCGCCTTCCCTGCCATGAATCCCGGCCGTGACCCGGCCAGCCCACCGTCCCCGGGCATCCGGACGGTGGCGCAGTGACCCTCCCGCCGGACGTCACCCGCGCGGCCCTGACCGCCAAGGAGGAGGCGCTCTTCGAGCTGCTGGAGCGGCATCCGGGCCGGCTGTTCAGCCGCGCCGAGATCCTGGAACGGGTGTGGGGACTGGACTTTGCGGGAGATGACCGCATCGTCGACGCCTATGTGAAACGGGTGCGACGCAAGGCGGGCGATCACCTGATCGAGACGGTGCGCGGTGCCGGGTACCGCCGGCCCGGCGCTCCGCCGCAGCAGCAGTCGCTGCCCCACTACCACCACCTGTCCAGCGACGCCCTGATGCTCCTCGACCTGGGCCGCCGGATCCTGCGCGTGACCTCGACCGACGGCGTGTTGCAGGAGGTCGAGGCGACCCTGGCCGCCAACCTGCAGCTGCGCGGCGTGGCGCTGCTGACCCGGCCCGACGGTGGCCACCGGGCCGCGGGACTGCCGTGGCTGGTGCGCGGCGCGGCCGGTTCCACCGGGATCCCGTGGGCTGAGCTGCCGAGCGTCGAGGGCTACGAGCCGCTGTACACCCCCGACTGGGGCGTCCACCACCACATGACGGCCCTGCTGCCCCTGGCCGGCGCAGACACGGTGTGGGGCACGCTGGCCGTCGTGGGCGCACCGGGCGTGACCTGGGACGTGACCATCTATGCCCAGCTCGAAGCGGTGGCCTCGCTGGTCAATCCGGCGCTGCGGCTGAACATGGAAATCGACCTGCGACGCTCGGCCGAGCAGGAACTGCGAATGCTGAACGCCGGGCTCGAGGCGCGGGTTCAGCAGCGCACCGAACAGCTGCTGCGGGCCATCCAGCAAGCAGAGCTCCTGAACCTGCTCTCCCGGCAGCTCGAACAGGCCTCCAGCGTGTCTGATCTGATGCGGCTGGGCCTGCCGGTGCTGGCCCGCCTGACCGGCTACGCCGCCTGCGCCGCGTGGTATCCGCACGCCGGCGACCACTCACCCGCGCTGGGGTGCTACCAGCAGGACGGCGCGGCCATCGACGGCGTCACGGCGGCCGGCACGCGGCGCGGCGGTGTCAGCGTGCAGTGCGACGTGAACGGACAGACGCTCACGATCCATGCCTTCGATCCGCAGGGTGTCCAGCGCAGCCAGCCGGATACCGTGCCCCTGCTCGAATCGGCCGCGCAGTCCATCGCCGTGAACCTCTCGCGGCACCTGCACATGCAGGCCATGGAACGGACTGCCCTGACCGACGAGGACACCGGGCTCGGGAACCGGCAGGCGTTCCTGTCCGACCTGTCGGCGGAACTCGCGTATGCCACACGGCACCGCAGCGGCTTCGTGCTGTCCGTCGTCGAGGTGGCGAACATCCGGTTCCTGAATGCCACGATCGGTTACGCGGGCGGCAACGACCTGATCGGTCGCCTGGCCCGCGTGCTGGACGGCGTGCGGCGCACCGAGGACCGCGCGTACCGCCTGAACGGCGCGACCTTCGCGTGCCTGCTGCGACTTCCGTCTGGCGTGAACCGGATCTCGGCCCTGCGCGGCTGGCAAGACCGGCTGCAGGGCACGCTGGCTGACTTCGTGGCCTCTGCCCCGTTCCCGCTGGATGTCCAGTATTCCGACACCGTCTGCCCGGATCACGCGGGCGGCGTGTCCGAGATGTTCCGTGTGGCCCTCGATTCGCTCCAGCCCCTGACCGGCCCGCCGGCCACCGACAGGCGATACCATGGGTGAGACGATGAACGATCTCATGGGCGTGCCGACGGCTGTGGCCCAGACCGCACCCGGGGACACCGAAACTCCGACCGAGCTGCTGAACCTGTACGCGGCCCGCTGCGTCTCCCTGGCGGCCCAGGGCGAGACCGAGGAACTTGTGGACGCGTGCCGGGCGTACGCCGACAAGGCCCGCGAACTGGGTGAGGACGCCCAGGAGGTCGAGGCGCTGTCCATGCTGGCCACGGCCGCCCAGCAGTGCAGCCAGTTCAACGTCGCGGTCAATGCCCTGCAGCGTGAGGTGGAGCTGCGGGCCCGCAACGGCGACCGGGTGGGCCAGGGCCTGTGCCTGAACAACATCGGCATGGTGTGGTCGTATCTGGGGGCCCACGCCGACGCGCTGGCGGCCCTGTACCAGTGCCAGAAGCTGTGTGACCAGTACACCGAGATCCCGGACGACGTCCGTGCGGCATGCAATGTCAATATCGGCCGGATCTTTCTGACCATGGCGCAGCCCGCCCAGGCCCTGTCCTTCCTGGAACCCGGTCTGGAACAGGCCCGGCGCTGCGAGGACGTGGAGACCGAGTTGGGCGCGATGGGCATGAGCGGCCTGGCCCACAAGGATCTGGGCGAATTCGAGCAGGCCCAGTCCATCCTGACGCAGGCCATCGATCTCGCGCGCAGCCACGACCTGACGCACCACCTGATCGATCTGTATGACAACGTCGGACAGGTTCACTTCGACCAGGGCGCGCTCGACGAGGCCCTGTCGATGTTCGGGCTGTCGTCGTACTGGGCGACCGAGACCAACGACGTGCAGGGACGGGTGAACGCCATGCTCAGCCTGGGTCGCCTGGAATTCCGCCGCTCGAACGCGCAGGAGGCGCACGTCCATCTGGACTCGGCGCTGGCCCTGGCCACGGCCCATGAACTGCACGCCTCCAAACTCTCGATCCTGGAGAGTCTGTTCACCGGACTGGAGGCACAGGGCCGGCTGGCCGAGGCATATCCGTACCTGCGGGCATACCGCGATCTGGAACGCGAACTGTTCACCGAGGAAAACGAGCGCAAGACCCAGTCCCTGACCGCCCGGTTCGAGGCCGAACGGGCCCGCCGCGAGACGGAGATGTACCGGCAGCTCAACGACGCGTCCCAGCTGGCGCGGATCCAGGCCGAGGAAACCGTACGGCTGCGGACGGCCGAGCTGGAGGCGGTGCAGATCGAGATCGTCAATCGCCTGGGGCTGGCCGCCGAGTACCGCGACGACCGCACCGGCCAGCACACGCGCCGTGTCGGGGAGCTCAGCGCGTCCCTGGCCGAGGCGATGGGGCTGCCGCAGGAGGAGACGGACCTGCTGCGCTGGGCCGCCCGCCTGCACGACATCGGCAAGATCGGTGTCGGGGACGACATCCTGCTCAAGAGTGGCCGCTACTCGCCCGAGGAATTCGAGCGCATGAAGCTCCACACGATCATCGGCGCGAAGGTGCTGGAGGGCAGCACGTCGCGGCTGCTGCGCGTGGCCGAGGAAATCGCCATGACGCATCACGAACGCTGGGACGGCACAGGCTATCCGCGCGGCCTGAGCGCCCTGAACATCCCGATCAGCGGCCGGATCGTGGCCGTGGCCGACGTGTTCGATGCCCTGATCACCGAACGCCCCTACAAGGACGCGTGGCCCGTGCAGGCGGCACTGGACGAGATGCAGCGGCAGGCCGGCACCCAGTTCGATCCGGACATCGTGCAGCATCTCGTGAATTTGATCCACGGCAGCAGCCCGGCGGAGAGTCCCGCCACGGTCACCCAGAGCGCCCTCGTCGAGATCCCGGCGCGGCGCGTGGCCGCGAGCAGTCCCGAGACCCTGGAAGTGCAGGAACTCGTCGACCGGGCCTGGAGCCTGCGCAAGAGTGACAGCATGACCGGTGCGGAGCTGGCACACCGGGCCATCACCCTGGCGCGGCACGGCACCGATGAACGCGTGCTGGGCCTTGCCCACCGTACCCAGGGGTTCTACTGTCTCGTGGCCGGCGAGTACGAGGACGCCCTCGCCCACCTGACCCAGGGCCAGGACATCGGCGTGCGGCTGGACGATCCCGGACTCCAGGCCGACTGTGCGAACTTCATCGCGGCCGTGTACAACAACCTTCAGGACTACGCCAAGGCCACGGATCAGCTGAGCGTGGCGCTGCGCATTGCCCGCGACCACAAAGACCGCCTGCGCGAGGCGCTGCTGCTGCACAACCTGGGCACGCTCAGCTACCGCAACCGCGATCTGCTGCAGGCCCAGCAGTTCGTGCAGGAGAGTCTGGAGCTGTTCAGGAGCCTGGATGTCCTGCACGGTCAGGAGGACGCCCTGAACACGCTGGCGACGATTGCCTTCGATCTGAACCAGATCGAGCTGTGTGCCCAGGCGGCCGAGCAGGCGGTCGCGCTGGCCCGCGAGACGGGCAACCTGCCGACCATGAACCTCGGGCTGGCCATGACCGGCAAGGCGGCCGCCCGACTGGGCGATGTCGAGCGCGGGACGAGGCTGCTGCGGGAGGCCATCGACCAATCCGTGGCGGCGAACCTGAGTGCCAACGAGCCGTGGAACCGCTACGAGCTGGGCCGCGTGTACCATGACGCCCACGAACACGCGCTGGCCCGCGAGTACTACCTGCAGGCCCTGTCGGCGGCCAGGGACCGGAGCATGCGCGATCTGGAGATGCTGACCTACCAGCAGCTGTCCGAGATCGCGGCGCACGAGGGGCAACACGCCGACGCCTTCAATTTCTACCGCCTGCACCATGATCTGGAGCGCGAGATCCACGACCAGGCCTCGACCATGAGAACCCGGTCGATGATGTCGCAGCTGGAGGTGGAACGGGCCAAGTCCGAGGCCGAGATCTACCGCCTGCGCACCATCGAACTCGCCCGCGCCAACGAGGCGCTGGAACGCTCGAACACCGAGAAGAGCAGCCTGGTGCACATGCTTGAGGAACAGTCCCGGCTCCTGGAGCGCCAGCTGTCAGAAGACGGCCTGACCGGGCTGTTCAACCGCCGTCATATCGAGAACCTCCTGCAGGACGAATTTGCCCAGGCCCGCGTGACGCGGCGCGCCCTGAGCGTCGGCATGGCCGACATCGACCATTTCAAGCAGATCAATGACCAGTTTTCCCATCTGGTGGGCGATCAGGTGCTGCGCACGGTGGCGCAGCTGTTCCAGGCAGCCGTCCGCGCCGCGGACTCGGTCGGCCGCTACGGCGGCGAGGAATTCCTGTTCGTCCTGCCGAACACCTCGCTCACGCAGGCCATAAGCGTGTGTGAGCGCGTGCAGGACATCGTCCGGGGCTACGACTGGTCGCAGATCCATCCGCGGCTCAAGGTGAGCCTGTCGATCGGCGTGGCCACCGATCCGCACGTCGCCAACCACGAGAAGCTGATCTCCCTGGCCGATGAGCAGCTGTACCGGGCCAAGAACAGTGGCCGCGACCGGATCTGCTCCGACATCAGCCCCTGACATCGGGATCCGGTCGACGAACCGACCGCCACGTCCCGCCTCGCGTGCGGCGCATCAGGTCCGCGACGCGGGCAGCTCCGGCCATCCGGCAGCGGTCACGCGTAGGCCGGCGCGACACGGGCCTGCACGGCACCGAGTCCCTCCAGGCCACCCGCCACCCGCAGCAGCAGCTCGTCGTTCAGGGCCGGCGCGATGAACTGGATGCCGACCGGCAGCGCGGTGCCGTCGACCGTCTCAAAGCCCATCGGCACGCTCAGGGCGGGCAGGCCCGTGAGGTTCACGGCGACGGTGTCCACGTCGGCCGCGTACATGGCCAGGGGATCACTGGTCTTCTCACCGCGCCGGAATGCCGGAAAGGGGCTGGTCGGGGTCACGAGGACGTCCACGTGGGCAAACGCCGCCGTGAAGCTGTCGGCGAGTCGCCGGCGGATCTTCATGGCGCGCGAATAGTAGGCGTCGTAGTAGCCGCTGCTCAGGGCATACGTACCGATCATGATGCGGCGCTGCACCTCACGCCCGAAGCCGCGTTCGCGGGTCAGCGTCATGCTGGCGGTCACGTCGCTGCCGGGCTCGCGGTGCCCGTAGACCATCCCGTCGAAACGGGCGAGGTTCGAACTGGCCTCGGGCATGGCGATCAGATAGTACGCAGCGATCGCGTAGCGCAGCTGGGGCACGCTGATCTCCTGCACGGTCGCGCCGGCCGAATGCAGGGCGTCCAGGGTGGCCGTCAGGGTGGCCGTCACGCCGGCCGTGTTGCCGTCCAGGCTCTCGCGGATCACGCCGACGCGCAGGCCGCGCAGGTCGTCCGGAGTGCCGGTGCGGAAGGCGGGCGGCGCGTCCAAGCTGGTCGGATCGTGCGGATCGTGTCCGGCCATGACATTCATGAGCAGGGCCAGATCCTCCGCCCGGTGGGCCAGCGGCCCGATCTGGTCGAGACTGCTGGCGTACGCGACGAGCCCGAACCGGCTCACGCGGCCGTAGGTGGGCTTCAGCCCGTACACGCCGCACAGCGCGGCCGGCTGGCGGACACTCCCACCGGTGTCACTCCCCAGGGCCACCGCCGTGAGTCCGGCGGCGACGGCGGCGGCACTGCCACCGCTGCTGCCGCCCGGCACCCGGGCGGGATCCCACGGATTCAGGGTCGGGCCGCTGGCGCTGCTCTCGGTGCTGGAGCCCATGGCGAACTCGTCCATGTTGGCCTTGCCGATGATCACGGCACCCGCGTCCTGGAGCCGCCGCGCGGCCGTCGCGGTGTAGGGGCTGACATAGCGGTCGAGGATGCGGCTGCCGCAGGTCGTGCGGGTTCCGGTGACGTTGATGTTGTCCTTGACGATGATCGGCAGCCCGGCCAGCGGCAGGGTCTCGCCGGCGTCCACGCGGGCCGCCACGCCAGCGGCGTCCTGTGCGGCGTGGGGATTCACACTGACCAGGGCGTTGAGCGGCGCAGCCGCCTGGACGCGGGCCAGGGCCACGTCCAGCAGGGCCTGTGGGGTGGTGTCCCGCGTCTGAACCGCGCGGACGAGGGCTGTGGCAGAGGGCAGGCCGGACATACCGCGCCAGTGTAGCGGGGCTGGCCCCGGCCGGTACACGGCTGTGCACGCTGCCCGCCGGGCCCGCCGCCTACAGCGGCCGGACGAGCACGCTGTCGCCGGCCCGCAGGCTGGTGCGCATCAGGAGTTCCGGTGGCAGCATCAGCAGCGCCGCCAGGTTGTTGCCGCTGCGCACCGGCAGGGTGTAGACGTCCCCGTCGTCCGTCCGCACGGCGATGGTCTGGGGCAGGCGCACCATGTCCTCCTTCCAGCGCCGGAAGATCAGATCGTCCACGAGGGCCACGCCCCGTACTTCGCGGGTGACGGTCACGGTCAGCCGCGCCACGCGGGATTTGCGGCTGACGAGCAGCCCGATGCGGTGCAGTTTCTCCAGCAGCCGACGGGCGTCAGGATCGACGCTGATCTCTGCGACCGGCCGCTGCGCATCGACCAGCTGGAGGGTGGCCTGTTCGCGCAGTGTCCAGCGGATCCGGGCCAGCCGCTCCCGAGAGGTGAACCGTGCCGGTCCGTCGAAGCCCACCGGCGGCGGCGGCAGCGTGTCCAGCAGCTCCAGCGTGACCTCGTCCAGCGGGGCGTCCATCCGTGGATCCGGATGGCTCAGCCCCTCATCGAACTGGAAGCGGCCCCGCGGATCGGACATCAGGGTGACCAGGGCCTTGGTGCCCCGGTCGCGCCCGAATTCCAGATGCCGGATCCGGCCACCCTCCAGCCAGGCCTGAAACTGCCCGTCGGGCCGGAAGACCGTCAGGACGCCACTCCGACCCTGGTCCGTCAGGAGGTAGAGCAGTTCCAGGAAATCGAAGGTTTCGAGACTGGCCGTGGAATGGGTCATGCGTAAGGAGCCGGTCAGGAAGCGGGGTGCCGCGACCCGTGGCCGTTCACATCTTCATTCATCCGCACGCCAAGGGCAACCCACCCGGCGTCCCCCTCCCCCCGTGCGGGGCACGGACGCGCCCCATGCGCTCAGCCGCGCAACAGGTGGGCGAAGTCAGCTCCGTCCAGCGGCGGCAGATCGCGCAGGCTGCCCAGCCCGAAGTCCAGCAGGAAGCGGTCGGTGGTGCCGTACAGCAGCGGGTGGCCGACGGCGTCGGAGGTGCCGACCACCTTCACGAGTTCCCGCTCCTGCAGGGTCACGACGGTGCCCGCGCTCCCACCGCGCATGGCCTCGATCTCGGTGCGGGTCACCGGCTGGCGGTACGCGATCACGGCCAGCACTTCCAGGGCCGCCGCGCTGAGGGCCGGCAGCGGCGGCGGGGCCAGCAGCGGGGCCAGCGCCACCGCCAGATCCGCCGGCACCACCAGCCGGAAGCCGCCGGCGACTTCCTCGACCTGAAACCCGAGGCCGTGGGCCGTGACCTCGGCCATGTACGCGGCGACCTCGATCCGGGTGGCGTCCTCACTCAGCTCGAGGACGGCTGACAGCTCCCGCGCACTCACGGGGCGCCCCGCCGCCAGCAGGGCCGCCCCGATCAGTTCACGTGTGCGCGTCATGGCCGGCGGTGCCCACGGGCCAGCAGCGCGTGGATCTCCTGCGCAGACACGCTGCCGTGACGCACGATCGCCGCACCGGGCAGCCGCACGACCGTGCTCGCCAGGCCGGCCGCAGGCACCCCACCGTCCGGCAGCACCACGTCGGCCAGTCCCGTGGCCCGCGCGTCGGCCTCGGTGGCCGCCGGCGCATGACCGGACACGTTGCAGCTGGTCGTGACCAGCATCCCCCCGACGGCGGCCAGCAGGGCACGGGCGACCGGATGATCCGGCACCCGCAGCCCCACGTGGCCGTCCGGGGCCAGCGCCGGCGGGCAGTGGTCGGACGCGCGGGCCACGACAGTCAGGGGGCCGGGCCACAGGGCAGCGAGGGTCAGGAGGGCCTCGTCCCGGTGCGCGAGGCGACACGCCGTGCGGGCGTCCACGCACGACACCTGCAGGGGCTTGAGGGGATCGCGGCCCTTGACCTCAACGAGCCGGCCGATGCCGCCGGGGGCGTCCGGATGGGCCGCCAGCCCCCAGACGGTCTCGGACGGGTAGGCGACCACGCCCCCGCTCTGGAGCACCCGCACCGCGTGCGCGAGGAGGTCAGGCAGGGGCTGGGCCGGGTCAATGGATGGTGGATGCTCTGGCATGGGTCAGTCCGTTTGGCAGCGGGCACAACGCGGTTCGCACGCGTTGTAAGGTGGCCGCAAGACCCCCTGACTATACTCGGCTGGATATGCCCGTCTTCGAATACCGTGTGCGCGACCGCTCCGGGAAAGTGCTGAAATCCCAGATGGAGGCCGACTCGCTGGCGCAGGTGCGTGACGCCCTGCGTGCGAAGAACCTCATGATCGTGGAGATCAAGCCGCCGAAGGGCGGGCTGAATGCCGACGTCAAGATTCCCTTCCTGAGCGACCGCCCCCCGAGCCTGAAACAGGTGGCGATCTTCAGCAAGCAGATGGCCACGCTGATCAACGCCGGGGTGCCGCTCGTGCAGTCCCTGGCGATCCTCCAGCGTCAGATGGAACACAAGGGCTTTCAGGAGATCGTGAAGGCCATGCGCACGGACGTCGAGAGCGGAACACCGCTGAGTGAGACCCTGGTCAAGTATCCCAAACTCTTCAACCGCCTGTATGTCAACCTCGTTCGTGCGGGCGAGACCAGCGGGACGCTCGACTCGGTGCTGGAACGCATCGCGGCCTTCCAGGAAAAGGATCTCGCGCTGCGCGGCAAGCTCAAGAGTGCCCTCACGTACCCCGTCATCGTGCTGATCTTCGCCATCCTGATCACGTACTTCCTGCTCACGACCATCGTGCCCCAGTTCGCCGGAATCCTGGCCCAGCTGAACGCCCCCCTGCCAGGCATCACGAAAGTGCTGATGGCCACCTCCAACTTCCTCCAGCACGGCACGCTGTACATCCTCGCCATCGGAATCACCGTCACCTTCCTGTACCGCTGGTACTACTCGACCCCGAAGGGTCGCCGTGTCATCGACGACGTCAAGCTCCGCATTCCTATCTTCGGAAACCTGCTCCAGAAGAGCGCCATCAGCTCTTTTGCCAGAACCTTCGGTCTCCTGATCAGCTCCGGCGTGAACATCATCGAGAGCCTGGAGATCACCAAGGGCACGGCCAACAACGCCATCGTCGAGGAATCGATCGAGAATGCCAAGAACGTAGTCATGGTCGGTGACCAGATGAGCAGCAGTCTGGCGACCAGCAAGATCTTCCCACCCATGGTGGTCAGCATGGTCGCGATCGGTGAGGAGACGGGCTCCCTGGACTCCATGCTCGACAAGGTGGGCGACTTCTATGACCGCGAGGTCGACGAGGCGGTCGAGGGAATGACCGCCGCGATCGAGCCGATCATGATCGTGTTCCTGGGCGGCATCGTGGGTACCATCGTGGCCGGGATGTTCCTCCCGATGTTCAGCATCATCGGCAGCCTGAGCAAATAACGGCTCCTGCGCGCCTGCCCGGCGGTCACATTCGCGGGTGACCGCCGGGCCCGCATCGACCCAAGGGGCATCAACCAGACGTGATCGGTACCACCGTGCCCCCAGGCAGGCGGAACGCGGCCAGGGTGCGCGTGCTCAGATCCGCGATCACATACGGCACAGGGTACTGCGCCAGCTGGGCATCGGTGGCACTCGGCCGCGCCGGGCCCAGCGGGTGGCTGTGATACAGCGCGACAAGGTGCTGCCGATCGGCCGCCATGACCTTCAGGGCACGGAGCAGATGAACGGGATCCGCAAGATACTCGGTGGTCGGCCGCCCAGAGATATTCGCCAGCGGGTACAGGGCTTCGGCGCGGCCAGTCTCACCGTCCAGCACACCGCCGAGGACGCCGACACACTCGCGCGGCGCGTCCCGTTCGGCGTGCGCCCACAGCGCATGGATCAGGGCGACGGGCAGGTGCAGGGTCACCACCGCAGTATGCGCCGTGTGCGCCCGAGGATGTGCGCTCAAATGCCGTGCCAGCCGCGCAATGGGGTGGGTTCTGGCGGTACGGTGGAGTACACTGCACGGCATGGCGAAAGCTCGTGCGAAAAGCGCTCCCCCGGTCAGCCGTTTTGACGGTGAGGCGCTTGGACTCGTCCTGTTCGCGCTGGGGATCTTCCTGGCCGTGACCGTGCTGCTGGTGCCGGCCGACGAGGGCCGCCGGGCCGGATCGGCGGGCATCATGACCGAGGCGCGGGGTGGGCTGCTGCTGTGGCTGGGCTGGGGGGCGTATCTGCTGCCGGTGGTGCCGGTCGCCTACGGCGTCCTGGTCTTCCTGGGCCGTGACCTGAAGAACCTGACCCGGCGGGTGGCCGGCGCGGTGATCGTGGCCCTGTCGGTCATGGCCGCACACGAGGTCGTGCAGGCCGGCGCAGCGGGCCTGCTGGCCGAGATCGTGATGACCCCCCTGCTGCGGGCCGTGAGCTACGCGGCCATCCTGCTGCCGGTGGTGACCTTCACGCTGGGTCTGGAACTGATGCTCCGGCTCGCCCCGCTGTCGATCCTCAAGGGGATCTTCCGGAAGCTGAGCGTGCTGCTGGGCGGAGCGAGTGCCGGAGTGCAGGGCGTGATTGAGGCCCGGCAGGAGGGACGCGGGGCGGCCATGGCGCGTGCAGAGGCGCGGCAGACCCTGTCGGCCCAGGCCCGGGAGCTGGATGCCCTGCGCCGCCTGTATCCGCACTCGAAGGAGTTGCGTGCCCAGCACGACGAACTCAAGACCACCCAGCGGACGGTCAAGACGCTCGACGAGGCGGGTCTCAAGCACCTCGACAAGGATCTGGCTGCGTGGCGCGAGGTCACGAAGACCTTTGTGGCGAACGCCGGGCGCGACCTGAGGGATCTGGTGGCCACCGAGGCCCCGGACGCCGGTGCAAACGTGGAGGCTGTCGCCAACGACATCCGTGCGGGCCGGCATGACCTGTGTACGGAACTGGCCAGCACGCTGGCATGTGGCGCGCTCGAACGGCTGCGGCGCTCGATGGTCATGGAGGTGCAGCGCCTGGCAGGCCGCGCCGGGCGGCTGGAGCGCGAGCGCAAGCTGTCCGAGAAGGCCCTCGCGAAGGCCGACACGGCGATCCTGACCCGCGAGTGGCCGGCGCACCGCGAGCGTGCCCTGGGATGGCAGGCCCTGTCGTCGGAATTCGTGGCGTGGCAGGAGCGTGCACAGACCTACGCCGGCTGGCCTGAACTGGCGGCCGCCTTCGACCGGGCACCGACCGAGCTGGCGGGCGGGCTCGCGGGCGCGCTCGCCACCGATCCCCAGGGCACGCTGGCGGATCTGGAGGGCTGGCAGGCGCGTCTGGCGCGGGCACAGGAGGAAGCGCTGCGCCGAGCCGAGGCGATGAGCACGATCCGCGAGCCCACGCCGCCCCGCCTCGATTTCGACTTCCAGGCTCCCCTGGCGGCAGTGGGGGCGACGCCGGTCGCGCCCCTTCCCGGACTGTCGCGGGGCAGCACCGCCCCCAGTGCAGTGGCGCTCCTTGACCCGGAGCCGGCGGCCGTGACCCCACTGCCCGCACCGGCCGCGGCGGGCCTCGATCCATTCAGCGGCTGGGACGACGACGACCTGCCCTTCGGCCCCGACGGCTCGGAACCGGCCGCCCGCACCACCCTGCCGCCCGTACCGCCCCGCGCGGCCGATGTGCTGCTGGGACAGGGCGGGGTTCAGGCGGCCGCGCCGAAGGCCCCCGCCCCTGCCCCATGGGACGACCCGGACGACGGCGGGCCGGATGTGGACGAGATCGCCATGCGGCCTGCCGTCGGTGCCCTGCCGCTGACCCTGCCGGGGTACGACCTGCTCGACCCGGTGCCGCTGGCCGCCGTGAACACCGCGCAGCTGGACGCCTCGGCGCGGCAGCGGGCAGGACTGATCGACGAGACGTTGCGGCACTTCAACCTGCAGGCACGGGTGGTCGACTTCGCCCGTGGCCCGACCGTGACCCGCTACGAGATCGAGCCGGCCCCCGGCGAGAAGATCAGCCGCATCGCGAGCCTGAGCAACGATCTGGCGCGGGCGCTGGCGGTGGGCGGCGTTCGCGTGGAGGCGCCGGTGCCGGGCAAGAGCGTGATCGGGCTGGAGGTGCCGAACGCCGACCGCGAGCCCGTCACCTTCCACCAGGCGGCGGCAGCCCCG from Deinococcus sp. AB2017081 encodes the following:
- the scpB gene encoding SMC-Scp complex subunit ScpB, whose translation is MTRTRELIGAALLAAGRPVSARELSAVLELSEDATRIEVAAYMAEVTAHGLGFQVEEVAGGFRLVVPADLAVALAPLLAPPPLPALSAAALEVLAVIAYRQPVTRTEIEAMRGGSAGTVVTLQERELVKVVGTSDAVGHPLLYGTTDRFLLDFGLGSLRDLPPLDGADFAHLLRG
- a CDS encoding L-threonylcarbamoyladenylate synthase — encoded protein: MPEHPPSIDPAQPLPDLLAHAVRVLQSGGVVAYPSETVWGLAAHPDAPGGIGRLVEVKGRDPLKPLQVSCVDARTACRLAHRDEALLTLAALWPGPLTVVARASDHCPPALAPDGHVGLRVPDHPVARALLAAVGGMLVTTSCNVSGHAPAATEADARATGLADVVLPDGGVPAAGLASTVVRLPGAAIVRHGSVSAQEIHALLARGHRRP
- a CDS encoding type II secretion system F family protein gives rise to the protein MPVFEYRVRDRSGKVLKSQMEADSLAQVRDALRAKNLMIVEIKPPKGGLNADVKIPFLSDRPPSLKQVAIFSKQMATLINAGVPLVQSLAILQRQMEHKGFQEIVKAMRTDVESGTPLSETLVKYPKLFNRLYVNLVRAGETSGTLDSVLERIAAFQEKDLALRGKLKSALTYPVIVLIFAILITYFLLTTIVPQFAGILAQLNAPLPGITKVLMATSNFLQHGTLYILAIGITVTFLYRWYYSTPKGRRVIDDVKLRIPIFGNLLQKSAISSFARTFGLLISSGVNIIESLEITKGTANNAIVEESIENAKNVVMVGDQMSSSLATSKIFPPMVVSMVAIGEETGSLDSMLDKVGDFYDREVDEAVEGMTAAIEPIMIVFLGGIVGTIVAGMFLPMFSIIGSLSK
- a CDS encoding M67 family metallopeptidase, which produces MTLHLPVALIHALWAHAERDAPRECVGVLGGVLDGETGRAEALYPLANISGRPTTEYLADPVHLLRALKVMAADRQHLVALYHSHPLGPARPSATDAQLAQYPVPYVIADLSTRTLAAFRLPGGTVVPITSG
- a CDS encoding DNA translocase FtsK is translated as MAKARAKSAPPVSRFDGEALGLVLFALGIFLAVTVLLVPADEGRRAGSAGIMTEARGGLLLWLGWGAYLLPVVPVAYGVLVFLGRDLKNLTRRVAGAVIVALSVMAAHEVVQAGAAGLLAEIVMTPLLRAVSYAAILLPVVTFTLGLELMLRLAPLSILKGIFRKLSVLLGGASAGVQGVIEARQEGRGAAMARAEARQTLSAQARELDALRRLYPHSKELRAQHDELKTTQRTVKTLDEAGLKHLDKDLAAWREVTKTFVANAGRDLRDLVATEAPDAGANVEAVANDIRAGRHDLCTELASTLACGALERLRRSMVMEVQRLAGRAGRLERERKLSEKALAKADTAILTREWPAHRERALGWQALSSEFVAWQERAQTYAGWPELAAAFDRAPTELAGGLAGALATDPQGTLADLEGWQARLARAQEEALRRAEAMSTIREPTPPRLDFDFQAPLAAVGATPVAPLPGLSRGSTAPSAVALLDPEPAAVTPLPAPAAAGLDPFSGWDDDDLPFGPDGSEPAARTTLPPVPPRAADVLLGQGGVQAAAPKAPAPAPWDDPDDGGPDVDEIAMRPAVGALPLTLPGYDLLDPVPLAAVNTAQLDASARQRAGLIDETLRHFNLQARVVDFARGPTVTRYEIEPAPGEKISRIASLSNDLARALAVGGVRVEAPVPGKSVIGLEVPNADREPVTFHQAAAAPSFRSTRARLPVILGKSIDGELMVGDLAKMPHLLVAGSTGSGKSVCVNTLITSLLFKYLPTELRFLMIDPKMVELTPYDGIPHLVRSVVTNPVDAAGVLLGAVAHMERRYKMMSQVGAKNLEQFNAKMRQTGDVELPHLVIIIDELADLMITSPKEVESAIMRLAQMARATGMHLVLATQRPSVDILTSLIKVNVPARIAFAVSSSHDSRTILDAMGAERLTGMGDMLYYQPGLVKPLRLQGPYISELESVRITEELRRQVFEDVFVETYGADFEGGIEASGPVADKSNMDFSDPLLRQAAQICIEEGQGSVSRLQRRLSVGHARAGKLMDMLEAMGIVSKHQGSKPRDILVSEADLPQFFGK